In the genome of Vicia villosa cultivar HV-30 ecotype Madison, WI linkage group LG7, Vvil1.0, whole genome shotgun sequence, one region contains:
- the LOC131618802 gene encoding uncharacterized protein LOC131618802 produces the protein MVSLEALVWPGRKKDEMDVQFLSKENQFIHSRIKDQSDKEWLFTAIYASPNNDNRKIMLEDIRRIAEDVKGPRLLARDFNDIAYNIDKKGGTLTSSSKCKLFRDRINECNLLHMETVGLKFTWRGPLFHGGQRIYEKLDRVPSNEE, from the coding sequence ATGGTTTCCTTGGAGGCATTGGTGTGGCCTGGAAGGAAGAAGGATGAGATGGATGTTCAGTTTCTTAGTAAAGAGAATCAGTTCATTCATAGTCGTATTAAGGATCAGTCTGACAAAGAGTGGCTCTTTACAGCCATCTATGCTAGCCCAAATAATGATAATAGGAAAATTATGTTGGAGGATATTAGAAGAATAGCGGAGGATGTGAAAGGTCCTCGGTTACTTGCTAGGGACTTTAATGATATAGCCTATAATATTGATAAAAAGGGTGGAACACTCACTTCTTCAAGTAAATGCAAATTGTTTCGAGATAGAATTAACGAATGCAATCTTTTGCATATGGAGACTGTTGGTCTGAAATTTACATGGAGAGGCCCCTTGTTCCACGGGGGACAACGCATCTATGAGAAACTAGATAGAGTTCCAAGCAATGAGGAGTAG
- the LOC131617068 gene encoding probable BOI-related E3 ubiquitin-protein ligase 2 isoform X1 → MTVEAHHLNILPSQQRLLNRNMNTNSTDTNLMNIYNHSSENLIPTPTPSYNNLFLEDNRHQNITDSDSNSNSNIVSLYPRDWINNYHFASYKNSLNVHHQNTDTDIDNLISQQMQKFRVELEEKRKREIKMIIEAIEIEMTKKMKAKEQEIEKLERMNMILEERVKTLVMENQIWRELAQNNEATVNALRNNLEQILREMKNEGAAEQDGESCCENGWRTLVLCAQDKEDGESEKKRWCRNCGERVSCVLILPCRHLCLCDLCVATVHICPICQSFKNSTLNINLS, encoded by the exons ATGACTGTTGAAGCTCACCATCTCAACATTTTACCTTCTCAACAACGCCTTCTCAATCG GAACATGAACACAAACTCCACCGACACAAATTTAATGAACATTTACAACCACTCGTCAGAGAATCTTATTCCAACTCCCACTCCGTCATACAACAACCTCTTCTTAGAAGATAACCGCCATCAAAATATCACCGACAGTGACAGTAACAGCAACAGTAACATTGTCTCGTTGTACCCAAGAGACTGGATCAATAACTATCATTTCGCATCTTACAAGAATAGTCTAAATGTACACCACCAAAACACCGACACCGACATCGACAACCTCATATCTCAACAG ATGCAGAAGTTTAGAGTGGAACTggaagaaaaaagaaagagagaaataaaGATGATAATTGAAGCTATAGAAATTGAAATGACGAAGAAAATGAAAGCTAAAGAACAAGAGATAGAAAAACTCGAAAGAATGAACATGATCCTGGAAGAAAGAGTGAAAACACTTGTCATGGAGAATCAAATATGGCGAGAATTAGCACAAAACAACGAAGCCACAGTTAATGCCCTCCGGAACAATCTGGAACAAATACTTAGGGAGATGAAGAACGAGGGAGCGGCGGAGCAGGATGGAGAGTCGTGTTGCGAAAATGGGTGGCGCACGCTAGTGTTATGTGCGCAGGATAAAGAAGATGGTGAAAGTGAAAAGAAGAGATGGTGCAGGAATTGTGGAGAAAGAGTATCGTGCGTGCTCATCTTGCCTTGCAGACACCTCTGTCTGTGTGATTTATGTGTGGCTACAGTTCATATTTGTCCTATCTGTCAATCTTTCAAAAACAGTACTCTAAATATTAATTTGAGTTAA
- the LOC131617068 gene encoding probable BOI-related E3 ubiquitin-protein ligase 2 isoform X2, with amino-acid sequence MTVEAHHLNILPSQQRLLNRNMNTNSTDTNLMNIYNHSSENLIPTPTPSYNNLFLEDNRHQNITDSDSNSNSNIVSLYPRDWINNYHFASYKNSLNVHHQNTDTDIDNLISQQKFRVELEEKRKREIKMIIEAIEIEMTKKMKAKEQEIEKLERMNMILEERVKTLVMENQIWRELAQNNEATVNALRNNLEQILREMKNEGAAEQDGESCCENGWRTLVLCAQDKEDGESEKKRWCRNCGERVSCVLILPCRHLCLCDLCVATVHICPICQSFKNSTLNINLS; translated from the exons ATGACTGTTGAAGCTCACCATCTCAACATTTTACCTTCTCAACAACGCCTTCTCAATCG GAACATGAACACAAACTCCACCGACACAAATTTAATGAACATTTACAACCACTCGTCAGAGAATCTTATTCCAACTCCCACTCCGTCATACAACAACCTCTTCTTAGAAGATAACCGCCATCAAAATATCACCGACAGTGACAGTAACAGCAACAGTAACATTGTCTCGTTGTACCCAAGAGACTGGATCAATAACTATCATTTCGCATCTTACAAGAATAGTCTAAATGTACACCACCAAAACACCGACACCGACATCGACAACCTCATATCTCAACAG AAGTTTAGAGTGGAACTggaagaaaaaagaaagagagaaataaaGATGATAATTGAAGCTATAGAAATTGAAATGACGAAGAAAATGAAAGCTAAAGAACAAGAGATAGAAAAACTCGAAAGAATGAACATGATCCTGGAAGAAAGAGTGAAAACACTTGTCATGGAGAATCAAATATGGCGAGAATTAGCACAAAACAACGAAGCCACAGTTAATGCCCTCCGGAACAATCTGGAACAAATACTTAGGGAGATGAAGAACGAGGGAGCGGCGGAGCAGGATGGAGAGTCGTGTTGCGAAAATGGGTGGCGCACGCTAGTGTTATGTGCGCAGGATAAAGAAGATGGTGAAAGTGAAAAGAAGAGATGGTGCAGGAATTGTGGAGAAAGAGTATCGTGCGTGCTCATCTTGCCTTGCAGACACCTCTGTCTGTGTGATTTATGTGTGGCTACAGTTCATATTTGTCCTATCTGTCAATCTTTCAAAAACAGTACTCTAAATATTAATTTGAGTTAA